A genomic segment from Stappia indica encodes:
- a CDS encoding class I SAM-dependent methyltransferase — protein sequence MSFLYVLKRRIQRNLPKPLQRKLQEAIYFALYRLSPARHQNFFNSGFSPAEAPWTELAPFDREPLQATLYDKVLWELTRDAGRSGAEWADILDIGCGLGGGVQVAHHRFPQARITGVDVNSSAVSVCRKRMQPFPGIRILQGNARDLPLANGSFDMIFSVGAASYVGMDAFMKEAARVLRPGGVLSFSVGYTDKEFADQRKIVDELCEKNGLDVHKVVDITENVFAAIAEDVPRRRELINRVPWPFRDYALDWADMPGTMRYQEYVDGRRLDYAVCCVKR from the coding sequence ATGTCGTTCCTCTATGTCCTGAAGCGCCGCATCCAGCGGAACCTGCCCAAGCCGCTCCAGCGCAAGCTCCAGGAGGCGATCTATTTCGCGCTCTACCGGCTGTCGCCGGCCCGCCACCAGAACTTCTTCAACAGCGGTTTCTCGCCGGCTGAGGCGCCCTGGACGGAGCTGGCGCCCTTCGACCGCGAGCCGCTGCAGGCAACGCTCTACGACAAGGTGCTGTGGGAGTTGACCCGGGACGCGGGCCGCAGCGGCGCCGAATGGGCCGACATCCTCGACATCGGCTGTGGCCTCGGCGGCGGCGTGCAGGTCGCCCATCACCGCTTTCCGCAGGCGCGGATCACCGGCGTCGACGTCAATTCCAGCGCCGTCAGCGTCTGCCGCAAGCGGATGCAGCCGTTCCCCGGCATCCGCATCCTGCAGGGCAATGCCCGCGACCTGCCGCTGGCCAACGGCTCCTTCGACATGATCTTCAGCGTCGGCGCGGCGAGCTATGTCGGCATGGATGCCTTCATGAAGGAGGCCGCGCGTGTGCTGCGTCCGGGCGGCGTGCTGAGCTTCTCGGTCGGCTACACGGACAAGGAGTTCGCCGACCAGCGCAAGATCGTCGACGAGCTCTGCGAGAAGAACGGGCTCGACGTGCACAAGGTGGTCGACATCACCGAGAACGTCTTTGCCGCCATCGCCGAGGACGTGCCGCGCCGCCGCGAGCTGATCAACCGGGTGCCCTGGCCGTTCCGCGACTACGCGCTGGACTGGGCCGACATGCCCGGCACCATGCGCTATCAGGAATATGTCGACGGCCGCCGCCTCGACTATGCGGTCTGCTGCGTCAAGCGCTGA